The Novosphingobium sp. G106 DNA segment TCTGATCGCCGCGCGTACCGCAGCGCGTGAAGCCGACATTGCCTTGAGGCTCGCCAGGCAGCAGCTCGGTGCGGCCGGCGGTGGCGGCGGCTCGCTCAATCGGCTGGCGATACGCGCTCCCATCGGCGGCCAGGTGGTCGCGCGCTCGGCCACGCTCGGCCAGACCGTAGCGGCCGATGCCGAGCTGTTCCGCGTCGCCAATCTCTCGACCGTTTCGCTGACCCTATCGATTTCCGCGGCCGATGCCGGACGCGTCCGGCCAGGCGCAGCTGTGGAAGTGAGCGCGCCCGCCCGGGAAGGCACCGCCCGCGTGACCTTCGTCTCGCCTGTCCTCGACCAGACGACGCGCCTGGTTCCCATTATCGCCACGATCGACAACCGCAGCGGCCAGTGGCGCGTCGGTGAGAGTGTGCAAGCCGCGATCATGCTCGGAGGCGGAGCGGGAACCGGTATCAGCGTCCCCTCGACTGCAGTGCAGACGATCAAGAACAAGCCGGTCGTGTTCGTCCGCACGGCGACTGGATTCAAAGTAGCCGCGGTTGCGCTTGGCCAGGCGAGCGGGGGCCAGGTCACGATCCTGTCGGGATTGACTGGACGCGAGCAGATCGCCGCCGCCAACAGCTTCATCCTCAAGTCCGAACTCGGCAAGGGCGCAGGCGGGGACGAGGACTAAGCCATGATCGATCGCATCGTCACGCTTGCGGTCGAGCGCCGCTGGTTCGTTCTGCTGCTCACCGCTATCGCCGCCCTCGTCGGCGCATTCTCGCTCTACCGGCTTCCGATAGACGCGGTCCCCGACGTCACGAACAACCAGATCCAGATCAACGTCCGTGCGCCTGCGCTTTCGCCCGAGCTGATCGAAAAGCAGGTTACATTCCCTGTCGAGACCGCGCTCGCCGGTATCAAGGGGCTGGAAAGCACGCGGTCGCTAAGCCGCAACGGCTTTGCCCAGATTACGGCGGTGTTCTCGGACACGACCGACATCTATTTTGCGCGGGCGCAGGTCGCCGAGCGGATCAACGACGCGAAGGAGCGGCTGCCCGACGGCGTGACCCCGGAAATGGGCGCGATCGCGACGGGTCTCGGCGACATCTATATGTGGACCGTTCGCTACCAGGATCGCGAGCACGAAAAGCACAAGCCCGGCGAACCCGGGACGCAGCCCGACGGCAGTTACATTACGCCCGAGGGCGACCGGCTGGTCAGCGAGGCCGACAAGGCGACCTATCTTCACACGGTTCAGGAATGGATCGTCGCGCCGCAGATCAAGTCGGTGGCGGGGGTCGCGGGCGTGGATTCGCTCGGCGGCTACGACAAGGAATATCTGGTCGTCCCCGACGTCCAGAAGCTCGCCTCGCTCAAGCTGTCGCTGAGCGAATTGGCAACTGCGCTTGAGGCCAACAACAGTGCGATCGGCGGCGGTATCATCGACCGCAACGGCGAAGGTCTCGCCGTGCGGGCAGACGCCCGGATCATCGGCACCGCGCAGCTACGCGACACCGTGATCGCCACGCGCGAAGGGACGCCCATCCTGCTCGGCCAGGTTGCCGACGTTCGGCTCGGCCAAGCGATCCGCCTCGGATCGGCTTCGGAAGCGGGCCGTGAGGTCGTGACCGGCACGGCAGTGATGCGTATCGGCGAGAACAGCCGGACCGTCTCGACCGGGGTTGGCGAACGGCTGCGCCGCATCGGTCCGTCGCTCCCGCCCGACATCGTCATCGAGCCTGTCCTCGACCGCACCGATCTCGTCAACGCGACGATCTCGACCGTGGGCCGCAACCTCGGCGAAGGCGCGCTGCTGGTCATCGTCGTGCTGTTCGCGCTGCTCGGCAACTTCCGCGCGGCCCTGATCGCTGCAGCGGTGATCCCGATCACCATGCTGCTCACAGGCTTCGGCATGCTCCAGGTCGGGGTATCGGCCAATCTCATGAGCCTTGGCGCGCTCGACTTCGGGCTCATCGTCGACGGCGCCGTGATCATCGTCGAGAACGCGCTGCGACGCATCGCCGAACGCCAGCACCATCTCGGTCATGCTCTCGATCGCGGTCAGCGCCTCGCCCTGGTGGCGCAATCGGCACGCGAGATGATCCGCCCTTCGGTCTTCGGCCAAGCGATCATCATCCTCGTCTATGTTCCGCTGCTCACCCTCTCGGGCGTCGAGGGCAAGACTTTCGAGCCCATGGCGCTGACGGTCATCATGGCGCTGGTCTTCGCTTTCGTGCTGTCGCTGACCTTCGTGCCCGCCGCCATCGCGGTGTGGCTGAGCAAGCCGGTCGAGGAGAAGGAAGGCCGGATCGTCGCATGGCTGCGCGGTCGCTACGAGCCCGGACTCGATCACGCGCTGCTGCGCCCCAAGCGCACGTTCGGCATTGCGCTCGGCGCATTGGCGCTGGCCGGCGCCGGTTACGTCACGCTCGGCCAGGAGTTCCTGCCGCAGCTGGATGAGGGCAATGTCCTCGTCCAGGCCTTCCGCGTGCCCGGCACTTCGGTCGACCAGAGCCAGAAGATGCAGTTCCAGATCGAGAAGGCGCTCTCGGGCATGCCCGAAGTCCGTGTGGTTTTCTCGCGGACCGGCACCGCCGAGCTGGCCTCGGACCCGATGCCGCCCAATGCCACCGATACCTTCGTGATGCTGAAACCGCGCAGCGAGTGGCCCGATCCCAGCGAAAGCAAGGCCGAGGTGGTCGAGCGGATCGAGAAGCGCGTGGGCCAAGTTCCCGGGCACAGCTACGAGATCACCCAGCCGATCCAGATGCGCTTCAACGAGCTGATCGCCGGTGTTCGCAGCGATGTCGCGGTCAAAGTCTTCGGCGACGACTTCGCGCAGATGAACGAGACCGCCGACAAGATCGCCGCAGTGCTCCGCCGCACCGAAGGCGCGCAGGACGTCAAGGTCGAGCAGACCGAAGGCCTGCCGATGCTCGATATCGCGTTCAACCGCGACGCCGCCGCACGGCTCGGCGTGACGGCCAAGGACGTGCAGGACGTCATTGCGGCAGCCGTCGGCGGCCGCACGGCCGGCGTGATCTTCGAAGGCGATCGGCGCTTCCCGATCGTGATCCGCTTGTCCGATGCCGAGCGTGCCAATTTCGAGACGCTCGGCCAGACGCCGGTGCCGACGCCATCGGGCGCTTTCGTTCCGCTTGCCAGCGTCGCCGACATACGGGTCGCCGACGGGCCGAACCAGATCAGCCGCGAGAACGGCAAGCGGCGTGTCGTCGTCCAGGCCAATGTCCGTGGCCGCGATGTCGCCAGCGTTGTTGCCGATGCCCAAGCGGGGATCGCCAAGAACGTGCGGCTTCCTGCCGGTATCTTCCTCGAATGGGGCGGGCAGTTCGAAAACCTTGCCTCGGCGCGCGACCGCCTGATGCTGGTAGTGCCGGCCTGCTTCGCGCTGATCCTGCTGCTGCTCTACGGCGCGCTCGGCAGCGCCCGCGATGCCGCGATCGTATTCTCGAGCATCCCGCTCGCGCTGGTCGGCGGCGTGGCGGCTCTGATGCTGAGAGGCATGCCGTTCTCGATCTCGGCCGCAGTCGGGTTCATCGCTCAATCGGGTATCGCCGTGCTCAATGGTCTCGTCATGGTCACTTCGATCCAGGACCTGATGCGCGCCGGCATGGACCGTGCTCGGGCCAGTCGCGAGGGTGCTTTGCTTCGGCTCCGGCCGGTGGCGATGACCGCGCTGGTTGCCTCGCTGGGCTTCGTCCCGATGGCTCTAGGCCATGGCGCCGGTTCGGAAGTGCAGAAGCCGCTCGCGACGGTCGTGATCGGCGGCCTCATCTCGGCGACCCTGCTCACGCTGTTCGTCCTGCCGACGCTCTATGCTCGGTTCGGACGGCGTGAGCTGCCGGCATCGAGGGAGGCGCACGCCGAAGAGCTTCTTCCTCTCGATCCTGCACCGGTGGCCTAGCGATGCGCCGATTGTCGCTGGAGCGCCGCGGGACAATTGCTCGACAGCAGCGTTGTGATCCCAGCGGCGCGGTGTCCTCGCCGGGAGAAGCGATATGAAGGCCTCTGCGAACGGCGAAGCCCGCGGCGCGCACGATCACGGATCCGATGATCACGAGCACGCAAGCCATGCGCATAATCATGCGGCCGGCGCGAATGCAAAGATGCTGACGATCTCGTTGGCGCTAACCGCGACCTACCTGGTCGCCGAGATCGTCGGAGCCTTCGCATTCAACAGTCTCGCGCTGTTGTCCGACGCGGGACATATGCTCACCGACGTGGCCGCGCTGCTCATCGCGTTGATGGCGATCAGGATCGGACAGCGCGCGCCCGACGACAAAAGGACTTTCGGCTATCGCCGGTTCGAGATCTTGGCGGCGGCATTCAATGCGCTGATGCTTTTCGCGGTCGCGATCTATGTTCTGATCGAGGCAGTCCAGAGATTCCGGACGCCAGAGCCCGTGCAATCGACCGGCATGCTGGTCGTGGCCGTGATCGGCCTCGTCGTGAACCTCGTCTCGATGCGATCCTCATGTCCGGCAAGGACGCGAGCCTCAACGTCAGGGGCGCTTACCTTGAGGTGTGGGCGGACATGCTCGGTTCGATCGGGGTCATCGCGGGCGCCCTGGTTATCCGGTTTACCGGTTGGACGCTCATGGACCCGATCGTCGCTGTCGGTATCGGCCTCTGGGTCTCCTCCCGCGCACGTGGATATTGCTGCGCGATACGATCAACGTATTGCTCGAAGGCGTGCCCGGGGGATTGCGGTTTCCCGAAATCCGCAGGGCTATAGGCAATGTGCCCGGGGTAACTGGAGTTCATGATCTGCATGTCTGGTCGATGACGACCGACGACGTGAACTGCACCGCCCATGTCGAGATCGGAGATCCATCACGCAGCGATGACGTGCGATCTTCAGTCCAGGCGATGCTCGCGGATCGATTTAACATCCAGCATTGCACCATTCAGACCGAAACCGAGCCTTGTGAGGCTGAGCGCCACTTGCACCCCTGACCCGAGGCATCTCTGGGGGCTTGCCGCTTGTACATCCGATTCCATCCCGCGCGGCCGATGGAAAGGTCCCCGCGGGCGTGCGGCGTCGAGTTGTGCAGACGCGATCGTTGAATCCGACCGGTTCATAACGGCTATTGGCTGGAAGGCCGATTGCCCAATCAACAGCGCGTCACAAAGACCTCCTGCAGTTGTCCGATTGCCCGCTGGAGCTTCTCGACGGCAGTGACCTGCCGGTCTTTTCGCCGCGTTTCTTCGATCCGGCGCGCGAACGATGGCGCACCACCGCCCTGGCTCTGCGAGATATCGGTCGATCGTGGCGTTGTCGCTGATGTTGAGGAATATCCTGAGCGCCGACGGTTCAGCCGGGCGATAGAGTCGACGACCCGCTTGCTCCGTCGGGTCGAGAATTGCACAGATGGCTGCCAACAAGGATCGTCGGAGCCACATGGTCGCGATCGCGAGCGGGAACGGCGAACGAGTGGCCCGAAAGGGCGAGAATATCCGTACATCCGCATTGCGGCACACGATAGGCATTCAAAGGGATGCTGGTCGCTTCGTAGCCGGTGCTCACAAAGAGCAGAACGCTGCAGATATCTCGCACTTCATTGATGAGTTGGCATGCCGACGTGAAGTTGAAACGGAATTGATCGGGGGTTCTGCCGCGCAAGGCAGCATGGAGCTCAGCTTCGAAGGCGGTCACGCAGTCCCACTGGTCACGATACTCGTCGGCACAAGTGAGGGCGCAGGGCGTAGCTTGGTCAAGCGGATGCCAGCATTCCGCGCATGACGTGCGGAGCGGGCCCCGCCGGGGCGCAATCAACCGCCATTTACACGATCTGCAGAAAGGACATTGATCGAAGAGCGGCCAGCGGTGCAGTCGGCAGAAGCTTGTGGCGGCATCGGCCCATTGCTTCCGAATGTGAGCAGGACGACCCGCAACGAAATCCTCGGCGAGGCAACGACTGCACCATGCTTTGGCCAGCCTGGGTGCTGATGCGAAACCCTCCACATCCTCGGAAAATGGCGGCCGTTCCCATGCTAAGAGATCCACTGGAACTCCGGGCCGCAGGCGGGCGAGCGAATTGGCTGCCAGAACCGCAGCATCGACATGAAATTTCGTAGCGGCTGCAATGAGCCAGGATCTGGTTGGCTGCACATCCGGGTGCCTCCATGTGCCCCGGCGATCCTGGACGGCTCGGGGCTCGGCTTTTGCCCGTGCTTGAAGCTTGTGGCTTCGCCGCGCAAACCAGGAGGTCAGCAGTTCACCGGGGAGCGGGGCGAGATAGTCGGTCATGCTGCACGTCGCCGCATCGCGCGGTCGCTGCCGGCGATGATCTGCATCGAGACCAAAGGGAGCAGCAGTTCTTCGTCATCGAAGCTGTCCGCGTCGATCATTTCGCGCCCGCTGCGGATCTCGGCGATCGCCACCGCTTCCATCAGCCGGAATATCCGGCCGGTGACGCCAGCGGTCAGCGCGATTACGCGCTGGCGAACCTCGTTCGTGTCCAAATTGGAAGGGCGGCGCAGCGGAAGCAGCCCGGCGAAGCTGACCATCAACTGTCGCAGCGCATGGTCATTGCGCCAAGGCTGCAACTCAAAGGCGCCGAAGCGGTCGGCAAGATTGGGGTCGGTGAGTACGGCGATCCGCGCGTCTTCAGTCCCTGCACATACGATCGGGATCCGCAGGTCGTTCGTGAGGAACCGGATGGTGTTGAGGAAAATGCGTTGTTGCCGCGGCGAGCCGGCCAGCATCTTGCCGATCTCGTCCAGCACCAGGACCTTGGCGCCGAATTCGGCGAGCGTGCGGCGAGCAAGGCCCCGCAGAGATCGTAGCGAAATGTGGTGGAATTCCGAATAGTTCATCGCCAGCAGCAACTCGGTGTAGAATTCTTCCTCGGTCGGCTGTGGCGGCATTTGCACGACAACCACCGGCATGTTGGTGAGGCCGGCACGCTGATCAAACGTAGAGGCGTGCAACTCGGCAAAGCGGCGAAGGATTTCGCTCTTTCCCGTGCCAGTCGAACCGAACAGCAGCAGGCAAGGCATTCGTCCGCGTGGAGGATAGGTCGCCAGGTCCTCAAGACGCGAAAGCG contains these protein-coding regions:
- a CDS encoding TniB family NTP-binding protein — encoded protein: MTDLYEHLFPAYREQAENSDAARIDWLRRDRWVALPQAEMALSRLEDLATYPPRGRMPCLLLFGSTGTGKSEILRRFAELHASTFDQRAGLTNMPVVVVQMPPQPTEEEFYTELLLAMNYSEFHHISLRSLRGLARRTLAEFGAKVLVLDEIGKMLAGSPRQQRIFLNTIRFLTNDLRIPIVCAGTEDARIAVLTDPNLADRFGAFELQPWRNDHALRQLMVSFAGLLPLRRPSNLDTNEVRQRVIALTAGVTGRIFRLMEAVAIAEIRSGREMIDADSFDDEELLLPLVSMQIIAGSDRAMRRRAA
- a CDS encoding efflux RND transporter permease subunit, with translation MIDRIVTLAVERRWFVLLLTAIAALVGAFSLYRLPIDAVPDVTNNQIQINVRAPALSPELIEKQVTFPVETALAGIKGLESTRSLSRNGFAQITAVFSDTTDIYFARAQVAERINDAKERLPDGVTPEMGAIATGLGDIYMWTVRYQDREHEKHKPGEPGTQPDGSYITPEGDRLVSEADKATYLHTVQEWIVAPQIKSVAGVAGVDSLGGYDKEYLVVPDVQKLASLKLSLSELATALEANNSAIGGGIIDRNGEGLAVRADARIIGTAQLRDTVIATREGTPILLGQVADVRLGQAIRLGSASEAGREVVTGTAVMRIGENSRTVSTGVGERLRRIGPSLPPDIVIEPVLDRTDLVNATISTVGRNLGEGALLVIVVLFALLGNFRAALIAAAVIPITMLLTGFGMLQVGVSANLMSLGALDFGLIVDGAVIIVENALRRIAERQHHLGHALDRGQRLALVAQSAREMIRPSVFGQAIIILVYVPLLTLSGVEGKTFEPMALTVIMALVFAFVLSLTFVPAAIAVWLSKPVEEKEGRIVAWLRGRYEPGLDHALLRPKRTFGIALGALALAGAGYVTLGQEFLPQLDEGNVLVQAFRVPGTSVDQSQKMQFQIEKALSGMPEVRVVFSRTGTAELASDPMPPNATDTFVMLKPRSEWPDPSESKAEVVERIEKRVGQVPGHSYEITQPIQMRFNELIAGVRSDVAVKVFGDDFAQMNETADKIAAVLRRTEGAQDVKVEQTEGLPMLDIAFNRDAAARLGVTAKDVQDVIAAAVGGRTAGVIFEGDRRFPIVIRLSDAERANFETLGQTPVPTPSGAFVPLASVADIRVADGPNQISRENGKRRVVVQANVRGRDVASVVADAQAGIAKNVRLPAGIFLEWGGQFENLASARDRLMLVVPACFALILLLLYGALGSARDAAIVFSSIPLALVGGVAALMLRGMPFSISAAVGFIAQSGIAVLNGLVMVTSIQDLMRAGMDRARASREGALLRLRPVAMTALVASLGFVPMALGHGAGSEVQKPLATVVIGGLISATLLTLFVLPTLYARFGRRELPASREAHAEELLPLDPAPVA
- a CDS encoding efflux RND transporter periplasmic adaptor subunit, encoding MSTPILRTLLPLALAATLAACGGAKPNEEKPETEVKEGSGEKAEAAIKLSPQQIASAGIQLVRPTVGGGGAIELPATIEGDPQGTQVVSAAIGGRVVALTRNLGQSVGRGETLAVIESREAAQLNAEVEAAQARAALAGSNLQREQRLFDERVSAKQDLIAARTAAREADIALRLARQQLGAAGGGGGSLNRLAIRAPIGGQVVARSATLGQTVAADAELFRVANLSTVSLTLSISAADAGRVRPGAAVEVSAPAREGTARVTFVSPVLDQTTRLVPIIATIDNRSGQWRVGESVQAAIMLGGGAGTGISVPSTAVQTIKNKPVVFVRTATGFKVAAVALGQASGGQVTILSGLTGREQIAAANSFILKSELGKGAGGDED